One Longimicrobium sp. DNA segment encodes these proteins:
- a CDS encoding FAD-dependent oxidoreductase: protein MSEGTMPAAGGRKRVAVIGGGPAGLVTMKELKDKGLEVVGFERRTQPGGVYRGTYAGLQLTSSSLLTSFSSFVRPRDLDRPTVWQCGEYLEYLADYARHFDLDRHYHYGTEVRSVGRVAGGGWRVRYAAPDAASGEEREIHVDNVVVCSGGNEQPRFPAWADPSRFDGRIVHSAEIRDDRDFAGKRVVVVGLGESGSDIALMAARGGVACAISTRKGPGYVIPRYYRGLPTDLDTNRCYHALPRSMVQTPIVRFKVKIEDALLKPDEDRAVLEKAGELNAARGLPPFHRFATKSTAFIEAMLYHGASYHGDVAELRRDRVVFADGTEFECDMIVCCTGFAPGLPFLQEHEPELARRSRNSRMMYKRMIFPEVGTDIAWVGYVRPFVGSVPPCAEMQARYLALLISGEKPMPSPAEMREDIRLHAELDTRQFVEDAERLPALTDFFRFMETMAHDIGCRPPFGRLLLREPWTAAMVMAGPLTGIQYRLAGPGAEPEAASRALRRMPTMPWLVVAYEALVLFGCWAAGLTREPWRKWHPRRAPAPRPEHAVAERPRAVLELSEP from the coding sequence ATGAGCGAAGGAACGATGCCGGCGGCGGGCGGGCGCAAGCGGGTTGCGGTGATCGGCGGCGGGCCGGCCGGGCTGGTGACGATGAAGGAGCTGAAGGACAAGGGGCTCGAGGTCGTGGGCTTCGAGCGGCGCACGCAGCCGGGCGGCGTGTACCGCGGCACCTACGCGGGGCTGCAGCTGACCTCCAGCAGCCTGCTGACCAGCTTCAGCTCGTTCGTGCGCCCGCGCGACCTCGACAGGCCCACCGTGTGGCAGTGCGGCGAGTACCTCGAGTACCTGGCCGACTACGCCCGGCACTTCGACCTGGACCGCCACTACCACTACGGCACCGAGGTCCGCTCGGTGGGGCGCGTGGCCGGCGGCGGGTGGCGGGTGCGCTACGCGGCCCCGGACGCCGCGTCCGGCGAGGAGCGCGAGATCCACGTCGACAACGTGGTGGTGTGCAGCGGCGGCAACGAGCAGCCGCGCTTTCCCGCCTGGGCCGACCCGTCGCGCTTCGACGGCCGCATCGTCCACTCGGCCGAGATCCGCGACGACCGCGACTTCGCCGGGAAGCGGGTGGTGGTGGTCGGCCTCGGCGAGAGCGGCTCCGACATCGCGCTGATGGCGGCGCGCGGCGGCGTGGCGTGCGCGATCTCCACCCGCAAGGGTCCGGGGTACGTGATCCCCCGCTACTACCGCGGGCTGCCCACCGACCTCGACACCAACCGCTGCTACCACGCGCTCCCGCGCTCGATGGTGCAGACGCCCATCGTGCGCTTCAAGGTGAAGATCGAGGACGCGCTGCTGAAGCCCGACGAGGACCGCGCGGTGCTCGAGAAGGCGGGGGAGCTCAACGCCGCCCGCGGCCTGCCGCCCTTCCACCGCTTCGCCACCAAGAGCACCGCCTTCATCGAGGCCATGCTCTACCACGGCGCCAGCTACCACGGCGACGTGGCCGAGCTGCGGCGCGACCGGGTGGTGTTCGCCGACGGGACGGAGTTCGAGTGCGACATGATCGTGTGCTGCACCGGTTTCGCGCCCGGGCTTCCTTTCCTGCAGGAGCACGAGCCGGAGCTGGCCCGCCGCTCGCGCAACTCGCGGATGATGTACAAGCGGATGATCTTCCCCGAGGTGGGCACCGACATCGCCTGGGTGGGCTACGTGCGCCCCTTCGTGGGGAGCGTGCCGCCCTGCGCCGAGATGCAGGCGCGCTACCTGGCGCTGCTGATCAGCGGCGAGAAGCCGATGCCGTCGCCGGCCGAGATGCGCGAGGACATCCGGCTGCACGCCGAGCTCGACACCCGGCAGTTCGTGGAAGACGCGGAGCGGCTCCCCGCGCTCACCGACTTCTTCCGCTTCATGGAGACGATGGCGCACGACATCGGCTGCCGCCCGCCGTTCGGCCGGCTCCTGCTGCGCGAGCCGTGGACCGCGGCGATGGTGATGGCCGGGCCGCTCACCGGCATCCAGTACCGTCTGGCGGGCCCGGGTGCCGAGCCGGAGGCGGCCAGCCGCGCGCTGCGGCGGATGCCCACGATGCCGTGGCTGGTGGTGGCCTACGAGGCGCTGGTGCTGTTCGGCTGCTGGGCGGCCGGGCTCACGCGCGAGCCGTGGCGGAAATGGCACCCCCGGCGGGCCCCCGCGCCGCGCCCCGAGCACGCCGTGGCCGAGCGGCCGCGCGCCGTCCTGGAGCTCTCGGAGCCGTGA
- a CDS encoding FAD-dependent oxidoreductase, which produces MSGAMTSGRKRIGVIGAGPAGLVAVKELKETGHEVVAFDARPTLGGVFADAYAGLQLTSSSLITSFGSYIRDRDLDRPVLWQCDEYLQYLREFAERYDLAPHFHFSTMVKSVRRAPDGGWRMRVAPVGSPEQETEHAFDHVVVATGSNVKPQFPAWADPAGFDGRIVHSGDVHDESTFAGKRVLVVGMGESGSDMALMAARAGRACAISTRNGPGYIIPRYYRGLPADTDSNRCYHGLPRSVVHKPIVRFKVKVEDALLPADADRKVLGKVAEINRARGGTPFTRFGTKSTAFVKAMVYHGAEWRPGVAELRRDRVVFADGTEFECDLIVCCTGFTPQFSFLEEHEPELARRACNARSLYRRMMIPELGTSISWIGLVRPGIGGVPACSEMQARYLALLISGGKPLPSLDEMHDDIRLHAELDRRQYGHDAERLPTMADLFRFSESTAHEIGCRPPLRKLFLRDPRAAFKVAFGPLSAAQYRLAGPGADPVRARAVLRRLPTMPWPVLAYEAMLMAGCWAAGLTREPWKKWQRRSPAVRRPAVAKAPRPALQ; this is translated from the coding sequence GTGAGCGGCGCGATGACGAGCGGCCGCAAGCGCATCGGCGTGATCGGCGCCGGGCCGGCGGGGCTGGTGGCGGTCAAGGAGCTGAAGGAGACCGGGCACGAGGTGGTGGCCTTCGACGCGCGGCCCACGCTGGGCGGCGTGTTCGCCGACGCCTACGCGGGGCTGCAGCTGACCTCCAGCAGCCTGATCACCAGCTTCGGCTCGTACATCCGCGACCGCGACCTGGACCGCCCCGTCCTCTGGCAGTGCGACGAGTATCTCCAGTACCTGCGCGAGTTCGCGGAGCGCTACGATCTCGCCCCGCACTTCCACTTCTCCACCATGGTGAAGTCGGTCCGCCGCGCGCCTGACGGCGGGTGGCGGATGCGCGTGGCGCCGGTCGGCTCTCCGGAGCAGGAGACGGAGCACGCGTTCGACCACGTGGTCGTGGCCACCGGCTCGAACGTGAAGCCGCAGTTCCCCGCGTGGGCCGACCCGGCGGGCTTCGACGGGCGCATCGTCCACTCGGGCGACGTGCACGACGAGAGCACCTTCGCCGGCAAGCGCGTGCTGGTGGTGGGGATGGGCGAGAGCGGCTCGGACATGGCGCTGATGGCGGCGCGGGCCGGCCGCGCCTGCGCCATCTCCACCCGCAACGGGCCGGGATACATCATCCCCCGCTACTACCGCGGCCTTCCCGCCGACACCGACAGCAACCGCTGCTACCACGGCCTGCCGCGCTCGGTGGTGCACAAGCCGATCGTGCGCTTCAAGGTGAAGGTCGAGGACGCGCTCCTTCCGGCCGACGCCGACCGCAAGGTCCTGGGAAAGGTGGCGGAGATCAACCGGGCGAGGGGCGGCACGCCGTTCACCCGCTTCGGCACCAAGAGCACCGCCTTCGTGAAGGCGATGGTCTACCACGGCGCGGAGTGGCGCCCCGGCGTGGCCGAGCTGCGCCGCGACCGCGTGGTGTTCGCCGACGGGACGGAGTTCGAGTGCGACCTGATCGTCTGCTGCACCGGCTTCACCCCCCAGTTCTCGTTCCTCGAGGAGCACGAGCCCGAGCTGGCGCGCCGCGCGTGCAACGCCCGCTCGCTCTACCGGCGGATGATGATCCCCGAGCTGGGCACCTCCATCTCCTGGATCGGCCTGGTGCGCCCGGGGATCGGCGGGGTGCCGGCGTGCTCGGAGATGCAGGCGCGCTACCTGGCGCTGCTGATCTCCGGCGGGAAGCCGCTGCCGTCGCTGGACGAGATGCACGACGACATCCGCCTGCACGCCGAGCTCGACCGCAGGCAGTACGGGCACGACGCCGAGCGGCTGCCGACCATGGCCGACCTCTTCCGCTTCTCGGAGTCGACGGCGCACGAGATCGGCTGCCGGCCGCCGCTGCGGAAGCTGTTCCTGCGCGACCCGCGCGCCGCCTTCAAGGTGGCGTTCGGGCCGCTCTCCGCCGCGCAGTACCGCCTGGCCGGCCCCGGCGCCGACCCGGTGCGGGCGCGCGCCGTCCTCCGCCGCCTGCCCACCATGCCGTGGCCGGTCCTGGCGTACGAGGCGATGCTGATGGCCGGCTGCTGGGCCGCCGGGCTCACGCGCGAGCCGTGGAAGAAGTGGCAGCGGCGAAGCCCCGCCGTGCGCCGCCCCGCCGTGGCCAAGGCCCCGCGCCCCGCGCTGCAGTAA
- a CDS encoding DUF3179 domain-containing (seleno)protein: protein MDEPVADDMMTIPAVRCDRFLDDADPALAYRVAHDTFPVLTDPVFVPAADAGFMRPDDWVVGVRVGGEVRCYPAYMLDNVHVVNDTIGGQWHAVMHCEICCSNAVFLAEMDGARVTFGTGGLFGGTLSIFDEQTKSLWSHGMGVAFDGPLAGRGLERVESFQATYAEWVALHPDTVVMTWPEPASHPDARHGHGTDAWFAQPGIEPLVLKTMSVREDERLPEHDMVVSLFTPDGHAALPLRELARAGGLIASDVAGNPLVTLSAGADSAMTGTFHPFLDDEPETAVELELRGGRFIDRETGSEFRVDGLAVSGPLAGRRLRPAPTMTNKWHSLICFVPGVEVVRAPEPVAVDVGALAPVLGALRGDGYSVEPTRRMYSLELPQEAFCGCEVQLNGEPFRVFLFTDESVAADQLLWMQHALQAGPVVLASNPPLWADWTNTRRIRGDAVAWSKLVEDPALRASLDRAAARVSMGRALDRASLGEFVTALRERGVQVHVRRSAYRETLPPGARSGMFAHIGGDPFLIYRFDSEEAAAAGAPLPAHSIVAGHLLLQSDPSDMYGNLERGTHRRPDELVSWSPLLKSAEFAAQVRAAAAQRSDA, encoded by the coding sequence ATGGACGAGCCCGTGGCCGACGACATGATGACGATCCCCGCGGTCCGCTGCGACCGGTTCCTCGACGACGCGGACCCGGCGCTGGCCTACCGCGTGGCGCACGACACCTTCCCGGTCCTGACCGACCCGGTCTTCGTTCCCGCCGCCGACGCGGGCTTCATGCGCCCCGACGACTGGGTCGTGGGCGTGCGCGTGGGCGGCGAGGTGCGCTGCTACCCCGCGTACATGCTCGACAACGTGCACGTGGTGAACGACACCATCGGCGGCCAGTGGCACGCGGTGATGCACTGCGAGATCTGCTGCTCGAACGCGGTGTTCCTGGCCGAGATGGACGGCGCCCGGGTGACCTTCGGCACGGGCGGGCTGTTCGGCGGCACCCTGTCGATCTTCGACGAGCAGACGAAGAGCCTGTGGAGCCACGGGATGGGCGTGGCCTTCGACGGCCCGCTGGCCGGCCGCGGGCTGGAGCGGGTGGAGAGCTTCCAGGCCACGTACGCCGAGTGGGTGGCGCTCCATCCCGACACCGTGGTGATGACCTGGCCCGAGCCCGCGTCGCACCCCGACGCGCGCCACGGCCACGGCACCGACGCCTGGTTCGCGCAGCCCGGGATCGAGCCGCTGGTGCTGAAGACCATGTCGGTGCGCGAGGACGAGCGTCTTCCCGAGCACGACATGGTGGTGAGCCTGTTCACCCCCGACGGCCACGCGGCGCTGCCGCTGCGCGAGCTGGCGCGGGCCGGCGGGCTGATCGCCTCGGACGTGGCCGGCAACCCGCTGGTCACCCTCTCCGCCGGCGCCGACAGCGCGATGACCGGCACCTTCCACCCCTTCCTGGACGACGAGCCGGAGACGGCGGTGGAGCTGGAGCTTCGCGGCGGCCGCTTCATCGACCGTGAGACCGGGTCGGAGTTCCGCGTGGACGGGCTGGCCGTCTCCGGGCCGCTGGCGGGGCGGCGGCTGCGGCCGGCGCCCACCATGACCAACAAGTGGCACTCGCTGATCTGCTTCGTTCCCGGCGTCGAGGTGGTGCGCGCGCCCGAGCCGGTGGCGGTGGACGTGGGCGCGCTGGCCCCCGTGCTCGGCGCGCTGCGCGGCGACGGCTATTCGGTGGAGCCCACGCGCCGGATGTACTCGCTGGAGCTGCCGCAGGAGGCGTTCTGCGGGTGCGAGGTGCAGCTGAACGGCGAGCCGTTCCGCGTCTTCCTCTTCACCGACGAGAGCGTGGCCGCCGACCAGCTGCTGTGGATGCAGCACGCGCTGCAGGCCGGGCCGGTGGTGCTGGCCTCCAATCCCCCGCTCTGGGCCGACTGGACCAACACGCGCCGCATCCGCGGCGACGCGGTGGCCTGGTCGAAGCTGGTCGAGGATCCCGCGCTGCGGGCGTCGCTCGACAGGGCGGCCGCGCGCGTCTCCATGGGCCGCGCGCTGGACCGCGCCTCGCTGGGTGAGTTCGTGACCGCGCTGCGCGAGCGCGGGGTGCAGGTGCACGTGCGCCGCTCCGCCTACCGCGAGACGCTGCCGCCGGGCGCGCGCTCGGGGATGTTCGCGCACATCGGGGGCGACCCCTTCCTGATCTATCGCTTCGACTCCGAGGAGGCCGCGGCGGCCGGGGCGCCCCTTCCCGCGCACAGCATCGTGGCCGGGCATCTCCTGCTGCAGTCCGATCCCTCCGACATGTACGGCAACCTCGAGCGCGGCACCCACCGCCGCCCCGACGAGCTCGTCTCCTGGTCGCCGCTGCTGAAGTCCGCCGAGTTCGCGGCGCAGGTGCGCGCGGCCGCCGCGCAGCGGAGCGACGCGTGA
- a CDS encoding MFS transporter, whose translation MRAASPVPTDIRANAAAAPAEAKHGTGITYRHAGAFWAGVACVAAGVMAHLPEFVGARHMHFHMAGMPMSGLMLAGMALIVGGLALTAYGLIPAGGLRRPAAATSSPVAYRTMDDAPLTGAHWGLLFVLGIALVVDVMKPATLGFVVPGMKAEYGITIGQVAYFPMTALTGTVLGSLLWGVLADRIGRRASILLASLLFMATSICGFMPSFQWNLFMCFMMGTSAGGMLPIVYALMTESMPAKKRGWLVVLHGGLGTVAGYLLAAGLAALLEPHFSWRILWFAGLPTGLLLLVLNRWIPESPRFLLEHGRVDEAASVLARYGVVLDRRPAEGASPKPAEKPAPVPAPAHAPKGGSLLLALFRPEHRLRTLSVGSYAFGWSLVNWGFITFTPTILRDRGLDAAGASRMLFWSALIAVPATILVAWLYGYWSSRKTMSLFAALTGITLLLFALVDPGSRGAGTALLMPLMVALLVGSGGIISMLSPYTAEVYPTRLRGTGSGFAAGCSKAGGILAPPLVVLVLARWPGFAAIALIAAVPVFLSMLMLTLSGVETRDRPLEEMAAAPAETPEPLETAAAA comes from the coding sequence ATGCGCGCCGCTTCCCCCGTCCCCACCGACATCCGGGCGAACGCGGCTGCCGCTCCCGCCGAGGCGAAGCACGGCACGGGGATCACCTACCGCCACGCCGGCGCCTTCTGGGCGGGCGTGGCCTGCGTCGCCGCCGGCGTGATGGCGCACCTGCCGGAGTTCGTCGGCGCCCGCCACATGCATTTCCACATGGCGGGGATGCCCATGTCGGGGCTGATGCTGGCCGGCATGGCGCTGATCGTGGGCGGGCTGGCGCTCACCGCGTACGGGCTGATCCCCGCCGGCGGCCTGCGGCGGCCCGCGGCCGCCACCTCGTCGCCGGTGGCCTACCGCACCATGGACGACGCGCCGCTGACCGGGGCCCACTGGGGGCTCCTGTTCGTGCTGGGCATCGCCCTGGTGGTGGACGTGATGAAGCCGGCCACGCTGGGGTTCGTGGTGCCCGGGATGAAGGCCGAGTACGGGATCACCATCGGCCAGGTGGCCTACTTCCCCATGACGGCGCTCACCGGCACGGTGCTCGGCTCGCTCCTGTGGGGGGTGCTGGCCGACCGCATCGGCCGGCGCGCGTCGATCCTGCTGGCCTCGCTCCTGTTCATGGCCACCTCGATCTGCGGCTTCATGCCGTCGTTCCAGTGGAACCTGTTCATGTGCTTCATGATGGGCACCTCGGCGGGCGGGATGCTGCCCATCGTGTACGCCCTGATGACCGAGTCGATGCCGGCGAAGAAGCGGGGCTGGCTGGTGGTGCTGCACGGCGGGCTGGGCACCGTGGCGGGGTACCTGCTGGCCGCCGGCCTGGCCGCCCTGCTCGAGCCCCACTTCAGCTGGCGCATCCTCTGGTTCGCCGGCCTGCCGACCGGGCTGCTGCTGCTGGTGCTGAACCGCTGGATCCCCGAGTCGCCGCGCTTCCTGCTGGAGCACGGCCGGGTCGACGAGGCGGCGTCGGTGCTGGCGCGCTACGGCGTGGTGCTGGACCGCCGTCCGGCCGAGGGGGCGTCGCCGAAGCCGGCCGAGAAGCCGGCGCCGGTCCCCGCGCCGGCCCACGCGCCGAAGGGCGGCTCGCTCCTGCTGGCCCTCTTCCGCCCGGAGCACCGGCTGCGGACGCTGTCGGTGGGCTCCTACGCCTTCGGCTGGAGCCTGGTGAACTGGGGGTTCATCACCTTCACCCCCACCATCCTGCGCGACCGCGGCCTCGACGCCGCCGGCGCCAGCCGCATGCTCTTCTGGTCGGCCCTGATCGCCGTCCCCGCCACCATCCTGGTCGCCTGGCTGTACGGCTACTGGAGCAGCCGCAAGACCATGTCGCTCTTCGCGGCGCTCACCGGCATCACCCTCCTTCTCTTCGCCCTGGTCGACCCCGGCTCGCGCGGCGCGGGAACCGCCCTGCTGATGCCGCTGATGGTGGCGCTGCTGGTGGGGAGCGGGGGGATCATCTCCATGCTCTCGCCCTACACGGCCGAGGTCTATCCGACCCGGCTGCGCGGCACCGGCAGCGGCTTCGCCGCGGGGTGCAGCAAGGCCGGGGGGATCCTGGCGCCGCCGCTGGTGGTGCTGGTGCTGGCGCGCTGGCCCGGGTTCGCCGCCATCGCGCTGATCGCCGCGGTGCCGGTGTTCCTCTCCATGCTCATGCTGACGCTCAGCGGGGTCGAGACCCGCGACCGGCCGCTCGAGGAGATGGCCGCCGCACCGGCCGAGACGCCGGAGCCGCTGGAGACCGCGGCGGCCGCCTGA
- a CDS encoding MbtH family NRPS accessory protein → MSTETFEDTRTYIVLVNHEEQYSIWLADREIPLGWRAVGTPGSKDECLAYVKEVWTDMRPLSLRTGAAGAAAA, encoded by the coding sequence ATGTCGACGGAGACGTTCGAGGATACCCGCACGTACATCGTCCTCGTGAACCACGAGGAGCAGTACTCGATCTGGCTGGCGGACCGCGAGATCCCCCTGGGGTGGCGGGCCGTGGGCACCCCCGGCTCGAAGGACGAGTGCCTGGCCTACGTGAAGGAGGTCTGGACCGACATGCGTCCCCTGAGCCTGCGGACGGGCGCCGCCGGCGCCGCGGCGGCGTGA
- a CDS encoding ABC transporter ATP-binding protein, which yields MASGDLLIELRGLGKVFATDEVETHALSGVDLDVREGEYLSIAGPSGGGKTTLLSILGLLDSPTSGTYTLAGEPVQTLKPAERAAIRNREIGFIFQAFNLIGDLSVRENVELPLTYRGISSAERKQRVEEALERVGMAHRRGHYPAQLSGGQQQRVAVARAIAGKPSVLLADEPTGNLDSKNGEQVMELLAELHRGGATICMVTHDPRYAERADRQVHLFDGRVVDVEAVAAMAASPSAFMVA from the coding sequence ATGGCAAGCGGTGATCTTCTGATCGAGCTCCGCGGGCTCGGCAAGGTGTTCGCGACCGACGAGGTGGAGACGCACGCCCTCTCCGGCGTGGACCTGGACGTCCGCGAGGGCGAGTACCTGTCCATCGCGGGCCCCTCGGGCGGCGGCAAGACCACGCTGCTGTCCATCCTGGGGCTGCTCGACTCGCCCACCTCGGGCACCTACACGCTGGCGGGCGAGCCGGTGCAGACGCTGAAGCCCGCCGAGCGCGCGGCCATCCGCAACCGCGAGATCGGCTTCATCTTCCAGGCGTTCAACCTCATCGGCGACCTGTCGGTGCGCGAGAACGTGGAGCTGCCGCTGACCTACCGCGGGATCTCGTCCGCGGAGCGGAAGCAGCGCGTGGAGGAGGCGCTGGAGCGGGTGGGGATGGCGCACCGGCGCGGCCACTACCCGGCGCAGCTCTCCGGCGGCCAGCAGCAGCGCGTGGCCGTGGCGCGCGCCATCGCCGGGAAGCCGTCGGTGCTCCTGGCCGACGAGCCCACCGGCAACCTCGACTCGAAGAACGGCGAGCAGGTGATGGAGCTGCTGGCCGAGCTCCACCGCGGCGGGGCCACCATCTGCATGGTGACCCACGACCCGCGCTACGCCGAGCGCGCCGACCGCCAGGTGCACCTGTTCGACGGGCGCGTGGTTGACGTCGAGGCCGTCGCGGCCATGGCGGCGTCGCCCTCCGCCTTCATGGTGGCGTAG
- a CDS encoding ABC transporter permease has product MNLSSSWLDLKLSLRMLTRYPFLTLIAVLSTAFAIGAGAVYFEIVNDLLYPTLPLNDGGQVVEIHDQDMATNAPEPRSLHDFTAWREGLRGVQDLAAFSTYTRNVGPAGGLAEPEEVVEIGPAAFRLARIPALRGRPLVAGDELPGAAPVVVIGERMWERRFGRDPAIVGKSLEVGSQQYTVVGVMPKAFALPVNQEVWIPFRENALDFPRRQGPAIGTIARLKPGYTLEKAQAELTVLGARLASEFPQSNERLRPRIQPYLEQFTPDPVESSARMGVNAVFMMLLAVICANVGALVFARIVTREKEFSVRTALGASRGRIVTQLFVEALLLTSIGAAIALTVVSWGLRNGEDFFWRTLGTAAPFWRDSGLNLTTILYVVTLAVVGAVFMGVIPGLKFTRGSIEASLRRSAAGGAGLRSRRMSTGVIVAQVALSGALMPIALSWTLGLNWSDPAYPGIRPQEYLTVSYGTEGPVGVEGGETKAAESTAQMEERHRALQQRLLAEPGFAAATFARQLPGSTHFPQLVEVKGEGNAAAGEVQRVRVASVGSEFFETFKTPILAGRGFRATDAASGQGVIVVNQPFVQAVLGGRNAVGRQIRFAASGSKEPGPWLEIVGVVPDLGMNPLRPDKAAGLYQLAKPEEMQSGFMAIRLEGGATDAAERFRAIAGQVDKSFLVYDTRRLDQRSDTELRMDRAFALLMVGVCFFIVALSAAVTFALMSFTVTQRKREIGIYRALGASPRNVLTSVFSRAVVQLGLGAGIGALISIFLFTRIPGSHFDPMLMLSVLASMLLMGVVSCGAPALNALRIEPTVALKEGI; this is encoded by the coding sequence ATGAACCTTTCGTCGTCGTGGCTGGACCTCAAGCTGAGCCTGCGGATGCTGACGAGGTATCCGTTCCTGACGCTGATCGCGGTGCTGTCCACCGCTTTCGCCATCGGGGCCGGCGCGGTCTACTTCGAGATCGTGAACGACCTCCTCTATCCCACGCTCCCGCTGAACGACGGCGGGCAGGTGGTGGAGATCCACGACCAGGACATGGCCACCAACGCGCCCGAGCCCCGCTCGCTGCACGACTTCACGGCGTGGCGCGAGGGGCTCAGGGGGGTGCAGGACCTGGCGGCGTTCAGCACCTACACGCGCAACGTGGGCCCCGCGGGCGGCCTGGCCGAGCCGGAAGAGGTGGTGGAGATCGGCCCGGCGGCCTTCCGCCTGGCGCGCATCCCCGCGCTCCGCGGGCGGCCGCTGGTGGCGGGCGACGAGCTGCCCGGCGCCGCCCCGGTGGTAGTGATCGGCGAGCGGATGTGGGAGCGCCGCTTCGGCCGCGACCCCGCCATCGTGGGCAAGTCGCTGGAGGTGGGGTCGCAGCAGTACACGGTGGTGGGGGTGATGCCGAAGGCGTTCGCGCTCCCGGTGAACCAGGAGGTCTGGATCCCCTTCCGCGAGAACGCGCTCGACTTCCCGCGCCGCCAGGGCCCGGCCATCGGCACCATCGCCCGGCTGAAGCCCGGCTACACGCTGGAGAAGGCGCAGGCCGAGCTGACGGTGCTGGGCGCGCGCCTGGCCTCGGAGTTCCCGCAGAGCAACGAGCGGCTGCGCCCCCGCATCCAGCCCTACCTCGAGCAGTTCACCCCCGACCCGGTGGAGAGCTCGGCCCGGATGGGCGTGAACGCCGTGTTCATGATGCTGCTGGCGGTGATCTGCGCCAACGTGGGCGCGCTGGTCTTCGCCCGCATCGTCACGCGCGAGAAGGAGTTCTCGGTGCGCACCGCGCTGGGCGCCAGCCGCGGCCGCATCGTCACCCAGCTGTTCGTCGAGGCGCTGCTGCTGACCTCCATCGGCGCGGCCATCGCCCTGACCGTGGTGAGCTGGGGGCTGCGCAACGGCGAGGACTTCTTCTGGCGCACCCTGGGCACCGCCGCCCCCTTCTGGCGCGACTCGGGGCTCAACCTGACCACGATCCTCTACGTGGTGACGCTGGCGGTGGTCGGCGCCGTGTTCATGGGCGTGATCCCCGGCCTCAAGTTCACCCGCGGGAGCATCGAGGCCAGCCTGCGGCGGAGCGCGGCGGGCGGCGCCGGGCTGCGCTCGCGGCGGATGTCGACGGGCGTCATCGTGGCCCAGGTGGCGCTCTCGGGCGCGCTGATGCCCATCGCCCTGTCGTGGACGCTGGGGCTGAACTGGTCCGACCCCGCCTACCCGGGGATCCGTCCGCAGGAATACCTCACCGTCAGCTACGGCACCGAGGGTCCCGTGGGGGTGGAAGGCGGCGAGACGAAGGCCGCGGAGTCCACCGCCCAGATGGAGGAGCGGCACCGGGCGCTGCAGCAGCGCCTGCTGGCCGAGCCCGGCTTCGCCGCCGCCACCTTCGCGCGGCAGCTCCCCGGCTCGACCCACTTCCCCCAGCTGGTGGAGGTGAAGGGAGAGGGGAACGCGGCCGCGGGCGAGGTGCAGCGCGTGCGCGTGGCCTCCGTCGGCTCGGAGTTCTTCGAGACCTTCAAGACGCCGATCCTGGCCGGCCGCGGCTTCCGCGCCACCGACGCGGCCTCGGGGCAGGGGGTGATCGTGGTCAACCAGCCGTTCGTGCAGGCGGTCCTCGGCGGCCGCAACGCGGTGGGCCGGCAGATCCGCTTCGCCGCGTCGGGAAGCAAGGAGCCCGGGCCCTGGCTGGAGATCGTGGGCGTGGTGCCCGACCTGGGGATGAACCCGCTGCGGCCCGACAAGGCCGCGGGGCTCTACCAGCTGGCGAAGCCGGAGGAGATGCAGTCCGGGTTCATGGCCATCCGCCTGGAGGGCGGCGCCACCGACGCGGCCGAGCGCTTCCGCGCCATCGCGGGGCAGGTGGACAAGAGCTTCCTGGTCTACGACACGCGCCGCCTCGACCAGCGCAGCGACACCGAGCTGCGGATGGACCGCGCCTTCGCGCTGCTGATGGTGGGCGTGTGCTTCTTCATCGTGGCCCTGTCCGCGGCGGTGACCTTCGCGCTGATGTCGTTCACCGTCACCCAGCGCAAGCGCGAGATCGGCATCTACCGCGCCCTCGGCGCCAGCCCGCGCAACGTGCTGACCTCGGTGTTCTCGCGCGCCGTGGTGCAGCTGGGGCTGGGCGCGGGGATCGGGGCGCTGATCTCGATCTTCCTCTTCACCCGCATCCCGGGGTCGCACTTCGACCCCATGCTGATGCTGTCGGTGCTCGCGTCGATGCTGCTGATGGGCGTCGTCTCCTGCGGCGCCCCCGCGCTCAACGCGCTCCGGATCGAGCCGACCGTGGCCCTGAAGGAGGGCATCTGA